In the Mycoplasmoides gallisepticum genome, one interval contains:
- a CDS encoding cytadherence protein B codes for MLKAHIKRSLILFIILLIAAISLIFIGLFGFKKPNINQVKLNNQSSSLITNQPSDQIIRKYSLDSIRWNANANFSSSPTKDGGLLVITTDGRLERIDSFGYLKWELNLRNINALATVDEEQNLVYSDNRIVTKPLDAVFINNVSKKVVAEAIQSQEDPTIYYLLAVSDQILTNDLKDQLLSFQQLATDLTSQGVVLKVKENPTQISDPVGIIDYAMISPTDLTQNYPASWKTNTLSLYGDNGSFRKADHPSWFNNDSNFISLPWLQYITNLANLYEYKDNVFLFGGNGNWVNDDQSVRQQATKYLSIGVFRIRFYKDLSTRPTVTGYPYAYLLSSLTSNDPDTQKLLLGQNTNYTLVPRIAVGGVKQGLGENKNSVFLFGSITTGLNNTDNPNQVVLDSANYTNEQLAKLNTLSSVPLSAKNALKNSVGPRALIGLFFNLDDLISLPDQIDQANISSTYYLNQNSYPFRLIAPWTTTLAQPNIDALNVASENKSITGTLYNLTIRHGFKENDLGGLIQLDDSSYGVAVGPYILRIYLPSLNRSIANKPNWLYRLSNIDFINYDINSPLNFNPIFEFKDFRGIGVIHSNKSYLFSLFAPSSLITTTPKLYYSAFGDQINRNVNFNVLTIPRTNGILQFNNRDGLALQNNDFSFHLYSVNNDDLQDNGIINPVVQRVKFLGSGNFNQPNRLDLIGTSLNDLFELQNNETILKPDRIKAIYNYFPVNNNQDYQLKLKVINLDYDQGTFRLVPYVFSKVTNDYQIIPDHNDGLTTNNSFLSFKRSIGIDDIYLYVGIGVPVLILLVSTGLMALVGMALVRERKRLIRSFRMNNLKVDHLVLSIGSVFKSLIHSSKRFKRLLSNDKNEKEQKQMMQKILNKTASINDKQSTNYSNQSFNQDDRSRVNFSNLREYKAKTKMISENKY; via the coding sequence ATGTTAAAAGCTCACATCAAAAGATCGCTTATTCTTTTTATTATCTTACTAATAGCTGCGATTAGTTTAATTTTTATCGGTTTGTTTGGTTTTAAAAAACCAAACATTAATCAAGTTAAACTAAACAACCAATCAAGTAGTTTAATTACCAACCAACCCTCTGACCAGATCATTAGAAAATATTCTTTAGATTCGATTAGATGAAATGCTAATGCTAATTTTTCATCATCACCGACAAAAGATGGTGGATTGTTGGTAATTACGACTGATGGGAGATTGGAACGAATTGATAGCTTTGGTTATTTAAAATGGGAGTTAAATTTAAGAAATATTAATGCGTTAGCTACTGTTGATGAAGAGCAAAACTTAGTTTATAGTGACAATCGGATTGTCACTAAACCATTAGATGCTGTTTTTATTAATAATGTGTCTAAAAAAGTGGTAGCTGAAGCGATTCAATCACAAGAAGATCCAACGATTTATTACCTTTTAGCAGTTAGTGATCAGATCTTAACTAACGATCTTAAGGACCAGTTACTTAGTTTTCAACAATTAGCAACTGATCTGACTTCACAAGGTGTGGTTTTAAAAGTTAAAGAGAATCCCACTCAGATTAGTGATCCTGTGGGGATCATTGATTATGCAATGATCTCACCAACTGACTTAACACAAAACTATCCCGCTAGTTGGAAAACTAACACCTTATCATTATATGGTGATAATGGTAGTTTTCGTAAAGCTGATCATCCTTCATGGTTTAATAATGATTCTAATTTTATCTCATTACCATGATTACAATATATTACTAATTTAGCTAATCTTTATGAATATAAAGATAACGTTTTTCTTTTTGGTGGGAATGGTAATTGGGTTAATGACGATCAGAGTGTTCGTCAGCAAGCAACCAAATACCTTTCTATTGGGGTGTTTAGAATCAGGTTTTATAAAGATCTTAGTACTAGACCAACTGTCACAGGTTATCCTTATGCTTACTTATTAAGTTCATTAACTTCAAACGATCCTGATACCCAAAAATTATTATTAGGACAAAACACCAACTACACCCTTGTTCCAAGGATAGCAGTTGGTGGGGTAAAACAAGGCTTAGGTGAGAATAAGAATAGTGTGTTCTTATTTGGTAGTATCACCACTGGCTTAAATAATACGGATAATCCTAATCAAGTAGTTTTAGATTCAGCTAACTATACAAACGAACAGTTAGCTAAGCTTAACACCTTAAGTTCGGTCCCACTTAGTGCTAAGAATGCCCTAAAAAACTCAGTTGGTCCAAGAGCGCTAATTGGTTTATTCTTTAATTTAGATGATCTAATTAGTTTACCTGATCAGATTGATCAAGCTAATATTAGTAGTACGTATTATCTTAATCAAAACTCATATCCGTTTCGCTTAATTGCACCTTGAACAACAACTTTAGCCCAACCTAATATTGATGCTTTAAACGTTGCCAGTGAGAACAAATCAATTACGGGAACATTATATAACCTAACGATTCGTCACGGTTTTAAAGAAAACGATTTAGGGGGCTTAATCCAGCTTGATGATTCAAGCTATGGGGTTGCTGTTGGCCCATACATCTTAAGAATCTATCTCCCTTCATTAAACCGTTCAATCGCTAATAAACCTAACTGGTTGTATCGTTTATCTAATATTGATTTTATTAACTATGATATTAATAGTCCCTTAAACTTTAATCCGATCTTTGAGTTTAAAGATTTTCGAGGGATTGGGGTTATACATAGCAATAAGTCTTATCTGTTTAGTTTATTTGCTCCCAGTTCATTAATTACCACTACCCCTAAGTTGTACTATTCAGCGTTTGGTGATCAGATTAATCGTAATGTCAACTTTAATGTGCTCACGATCCCTAGAACTAATGGGATCTTGCAGTTTAATAACCGTGATGGGTTAGCATTACAAAATAACGACTTTTCTTTTCACCTTTATTCGGTTAATAATGATGATCTACAAGATAATGGGATTATCAATCCCGTTGTTCAACGAGTTAAGTTTTTAGGTAGTGGTAATTTTAACCAACCTAATCGGCTTGATCTGATTGGTACAAGTCTAAATGATCTATTTGAGTTACAGAACAATGAAACGATCTTAAAACCAGATCGGATTAAAGCGATCTATAACTATTTCCCAGTTAATAATAATCAAGATTATCAATTAAAACTCAAAGTAATTAATCTTGATTATGATCAAGGAACCTTTAGGTTGGTTCCATACGTGTTTAGTAAAGTTACTAACGATTATCAGATCATCCCTGATCATAATGATGGATTAACAACTAATAATAGTTTTTTAAGTTTTAAAAGATCAATTGGGATCGATGATATCTATCTTTATGTTGGGATCGGTGTGCCAGTTCTAATCTTATTAGTTAGTACTGGATTAATGGCATTAGTGGGGATGGCACTAGTTAGAGAAAGAAAACGTTTAATCAGGTCGTTTAGAATGAACAATTTAAAAGTTGATCATTTAGTTTTATCAATCGGTTCAGTCTTTAAATCATTAATTCATTCTTCTAAACGGTTTAAGAGATTATTATCTAATGATAAGAATGAAAAAGAACAAAAACAGATGATGCAAAAGATTTTGAATAAAACAGCCTCAATTAATGATAAGCAAAGCACTAATTATTCTAATCAATCATTTAATCAAGATGATCGTTCACGGGTTAATTTCTCTAACTTAAGAGAATATAAAGCTAAAACCAAAATGATTAGTGAAAATAAATACTAA
- the hisS gene encoding histidine--tRNA ligase, with the protein MSNKQITAVRGTTDWFDQAMILFNAISYKIIALSDLYTFQRIKTPVFEHAELFSRNLEHSDIVKKELYQLIDRSERKLALRPEGTASIIRAVNEHKLLDQNPWPLKLYYLEPMFRYERPQKGRMREFYQYGIELVGELDQLDYLQTILFAKKILDTFNFDCVLNINWLGNFASRKCWVEQLNQYFKQYQDQLSELSVSRLDSYGVLRILDDKNESKKDFVRSAPTIDQFISLEEQTQFKQLLEQLDQLGIKYKYNSSLVRGLDYYSELVFEFILANNDQAQSTLIGGGCYQNLIAELTNKPLKAIGFALSIERFISYLDDKTKDSLINQDQKPRYLLINLVPNKELATLNLSQELINHNYQVYYQHKLNKVDKAIKYALRAKFTHLIIMGNDEWSKQTMTIKDLSSQTQQTIKYKEFIK; encoded by the coding sequence ATGAGTAATAAGCAGATAACCGCTGTAAGGGGAACGACTGATTGGTTTGATCAAGCGATGATTTTATTTAATGCGATTAGTTATAAAATCATCGCTTTATCAGATCTTTATACTTTTCAAAGGATCAAAACTCCGGTTTTTGAACATGCTGAGTTATTTAGTCGTAATCTAGAACACTCTGATATTGTTAAAAAAGAATTGTACCAATTGATTGATCGTTCTGAACGTAAACTAGCCCTAAGACCAGAAGGGACTGCTAGTATTATTCGTGCAGTTAATGAACATAAATTGTTAGATCAAAACCCTTGACCGTTAAAACTTTATTATCTCGAACCAATGTTTCGTTATGAGCGTCCGCAAAAAGGACGGATGCGTGAGTTTTATCAGTACGGGATTGAGTTGGTTGGAGAATTAGATCAACTTGATTATTTGCAAACAATCTTGTTTGCCAAAAAGATCTTAGATACTTTTAACTTTGATTGTGTGTTAAACATTAATTGGTTGGGTAATTTTGCTTCACGCAAGTGTTGAGTTGAACAATTAAATCAGTATTTTAAGCAATACCAAGATCAATTAAGTGAACTGTCAGTTTCACGCTTAGATTCTTATGGGGTGTTAAGAATCTTAGATGATAAAAATGAGAGTAAAAAGGATTTTGTTAGATCAGCACCCACAATTGATCAGTTTATCTCTTTAGAAGAACAAACCCAGTTTAAGCAATTGTTAGAACAATTAGATCAATTGGGGATTAAATACAAATATAATAGTTCTTTAGTAAGGGGATTGGATTATTATTCTGAACTAGTTTTTGAGTTTATTTTAGCTAACAACGACCAAGCTCAAAGCACGTTAATTGGTGGTGGTTGCTATCAAAACTTAATAGCTGAACTAACAAATAAACCACTCAAAGCAATTGGTTTTGCTTTAAGTATTGAACGGTTTATCAGTTATCTAGATGATAAAACCAAAGATTCATTAATCAACCAAGATCAAAAACCAAGATACTTATTAATTAATTTAGTACCCAATAAAGAATTAGCTACACTTAATTTATCCCAAGAACTAATTAATCATAACTATCAAGTTTATTACCAGCACAAGCTTAATAAAGTTGATAAGGCAATTAAGTATGCTTTAAGAGCTAAATTCACCCACCTAATCATTATGGGTAATGATGAATGGAGTAAGCAAACAATGACGATCAAAGATTTAAGTAGTCAAACTCAACAAACAATTAAGTACAAGGAATTTATTAAATAA
- the aspS gene encoding aspartate--tRNA ligase has translation MLKPLDFTNRKPIIELKQDQLINQDVEIVGWVKNVRKLGNFNFIEVADKSALIQVFDQKNQYANLSREDLVFIKGKLQLKKVANPNLELGDRELLIDQLTLISKSKTPPFLIEDNTDALEEVRLKYRYLDLRRPVLQKNMKLRSDFFLIVRNFLTSQGFIEIETPILSKTTPEGARDYVVPSRLGPNMFYALPQSAQIYKQLLMISGFERYFQISRCFRDEDLRKDRQPEHVQIDMEVSFMSKEQFFKLVEAMFIHIFDRLMNVKIEPNFMRMSYDEAMNRFGTDKPDLRFGCELVDVGAAFVDHEFSVFKQFALKNRLKAIVLDEILISYKEHKVLEKYAKDNYAKGLSWFSYDQNQIIDGSIKRFISSDDLKNLGLLNKKGTIFFVGDDDLNVINKSLGAVRSQLNELYQLANEDEYKFLWIVDWPLYEWDDKTNSYQSAHNLFTAPEAKYLSTFNEDKANAKAASYDLVLNGFELGSGAIRITDPSLQKAVMSSLGLSEAEMNDKFGFLLDAYQYGAPQHCGIGLGSDRLLMILTKSKSIRDVIAFPKNNQGFDLMNNSPSEAINQQFLDELYLAIKEK, from the coding sequence ATGTTAAAACCTTTAGACTTTACTAATCGTAAACCAATTATTGAACTAAAACAAGATCAGTTAATCAACCAAGATGTTGAAATCGTTGGTTGAGTTAAAAACGTTCGCAAGTTAGGTAATTTTAACTTTATTGAAGTGGCTGATAAATCAGCTTTGATCCAAGTGTTTGATCAAAAGAATCAGTATGCCAACCTATCAAGAGAAGATCTTGTTTTTATTAAAGGTAAGTTGCAACTAAAAAAAGTAGCTAACCCCAATCTTGAACTAGGTGATCGTGAACTGTTAATTGATCAATTAACATTGATCTCAAAATCAAAAACGCCACCGTTTTTAATTGAAGATAATACTGATGCACTTGAAGAAGTGCGATTAAAATATCGTTATCTCGATCTAAGAAGACCGGTGTTACAAAAAAATATGAAGCTGCGTTCAGATTTTTTTCTGATCGTAAGAAACTTCTTAACCAGTCAAGGTTTTATTGAGATTGAAACCCCAATCTTATCTAAAACCACCCCAGAAGGAGCAAGAGACTACGTAGTACCTTCACGATTAGGCCCCAATATGTTTTATGCACTTCCCCAATCAGCCCAGATCTATAAACAATTATTAATGATCAGTGGGTTTGAACGGTATTTCCAAATCTCACGGTGTTTTAGGGATGAAGACTTAAGAAAAGACCGTCAACCTGAACACGTTCAGATTGATATGGAAGTTTCGTTTATGTCTAAAGAACAGTTCTTTAAACTGGTCGAAGCAATGTTTATCCATATCTTTGATCGGTTAATGAACGTTAAGATTGAACCCAACTTCATGCGCATGAGTTATGATGAAGCAATGAACCGGTTTGGCACAGACAAACCCGATCTTCGGTTTGGTTGTGAACTAGTTGATGTTGGTGCTGCTTTTGTTGATCATGAGTTTAGCGTGTTCAAACAGTTTGCACTGAAAAACCGACTAAAAGCAATCGTTTTAGATGAAATCTTAATTTCATATAAAGAACATAAAGTGTTGGAAAAATACGCTAAAGATAACTATGCTAAAGGATTAAGTTGGTTTAGTTATGATCAAAACCAAATTATTGATGGGTCAATCAAACGATTTATTAGTAGTGATGATCTAAAAAACTTAGGTTTATTAAATAAAAAAGGCACGATCTTTTTTGTTGGTGATGATGATCTTAATGTGATTAATAAATCATTAGGTGCAGTAAGAAGTCAATTAAATGAACTATACCAATTAGCCAACGAAGATGAGTACAAATTCTTATGGATCGTTGATTGACCATTATATGAATGGGATGATAAGACAAACTCTTATCAATCAGCACACAACTTGTTTACAGCTCCAGAAGCTAAGTATCTATCAACCTTTAATGAAGATAAAGCTAATGCTAAAGCAGCTTCATACGATCTAGTCTTAAATGGTTTTGAACTAGGTAGTGGTGCGATTCGGATTACTGATCCATCACTGCAAAAAGCAGTGATGAGTTCATTAGGTTTATCTGAAGCTGAGATGAATGATAAGTTTGGTTTCTTATTAGATGCTTATCAATACGGTGCGCCCCAACACTGTGGGATTGGACTTGGTTCTGATCGATTATTAATGATCTTAACCAAATCCAAATCGATCAGGGATGTGATTGCTTTTCCTAAAAACAATCAAGGATTTGATCTGATGAACAATTCACCTTCTGAAGCAATTAACCAACAATTCTTAGATGAATTGTATTTAGCCATCAAAGAAAAATAA
- a CDS encoding RelA/SpoT family protein: MDFQSVNNRLEDFKQILIKNNYSEASIKKFLSAFEFAKFWHADQKRKSGEPYIIHPLETSIKLAEWKMDDDTIIAGLLHDLLEDTSVDKRLISSTFNNNVLDLVKAVTKISSEAKKNREGLLLHKNELDYTIRVFSSISKDLRPIIIKIADRFHNLSTIQYLKSDRQKIIAQETFDIYAQIAGRLGMYWIKTQLLDITFKIINPTAFDDTQSLINAHKLINSLKWINFEQQIKKILDGNHLNYELTSRIKSVYSTYQKLNYRHNSQNIKNIHDIYALRIIVENEFDVYQVLGLVHLNFKYIPRLFKDYICAPKNNLYQSIHTTVLVDGTLIEVQIRTKSMDRNSNLGLASHWAYKLNIDISETDEYKTEVLNRFQVDIFNEKRARDLTLIKDLTKGSLIDVLVSNNNKNYSLSSSVTALELAYRVDPKQFIFLDKIMCSNDNILFDKLLEDGDVVSFEYSNEIKINESWLKRIKNPAIKKELIAIIEQLNQYEDSEKEFLEKLRKHLKKNVISQNDILERVKILGFKRLSDYVKYVNKTNFTDNEQYDFFSKNYNWKKILKKLKVHKPKWLFLNSYFKEIPGINFASIKISTCCSILPYIPSAGLIQKNILNVHSPNCKNINKLNNEKIIALHWSEEKLAARPRLFRSYVKLQGAWSGNVVNDILLIIINNNAKLFSLNVTKDKKNNTFMADLGIYVQDMRHLNFIMDEITLKDMSFNWNLL, encoded by the coding sequence ATGGATTTTCAATCAGTTAATAACCGCTTAGAAGATTTTAAACAGATCTTAATTAAGAATAATTATTCTGAAGCAAGTATCAAGAAGTTTCTTTCTGCTTTTGAGTTTGCTAAATTCTGACACGCAGATCAAAAGCGTAAAAGTGGAGAACCTTACATCATCCATCCCCTTGAAACCTCAATTAAGTTAGCTGAATGAAAAATGGATGATGATACGATCATTGCTGGGTTATTACATGATTTATTAGAAGATACTAGTGTTGATAAACGTTTGATCTCATCAACGTTTAATAATAACGTACTTGATCTAGTTAAAGCTGTTACTAAGATCTCATCTGAAGCCAAGAAAAACCGTGAGGGCTTATTATTACATAAGAACGAACTAGATTATACGATTAGAGTTTTTAGTTCGATCTCAAAAGATCTAAGACCGATCATCATTAAGATTGCTGATCGGTTTCATAACCTATCAACGATCCAATATCTTAAAAGCGATCGCCAAAAGATTATTGCCCAAGAAACATTTGATATCTACGCCCAAATCGCGGGTAGATTGGGAATGTATTGGATTAAAACCCAATTACTAGACATAACTTTCAAGATCATCAACCCCACCGCGTTTGATGATACGCAATCATTAATTAATGCGCATAAACTGATTAATTCATTAAAATGAATTAATTTCGAACAACAGATTAAAAAGATCTTAGATGGCAACCATCTCAATTATGAACTAACCTCAAGAATTAAGAGCGTTTATTCAACCTACCAAAAGCTTAACTATCGACATAATAGTCAAAATATTAAAAATATCCATGATATTTATGCGCTAAGAATTATCGTCGAAAACGAATTTGATGTTTATCAAGTTCTAGGGTTAGTTCATCTAAACTTTAAATATATCCCTAGATTATTTAAAGATTATATCTGTGCGCCTAAAAATAATCTGTACCAATCAATCCACACAACTGTGTTGGTTGATGGGACTCTAATCGAAGTTCAGATTCGCACCAAAAGTATGGACCGGAATTCGAACTTAGGTTTAGCTTCGCATTGGGCTTACAAACTTAATATTGATATCAGTGAAACTGATGAATATAAAACTGAAGTGCTTAACCGGTTTCAAGTTGATATTTTTAATGAAAAGCGTGCGCGTGATCTTACCTTAATTAAAGATCTAACCAAGGGATCTTTAATTGATGTGTTGGTATCAAATAATAATAAGAACTATTCATTATCTTCTTCAGTTACCGCATTAGAGTTAGCTTACCGGGTTGATCCTAAACAGTTTATCTTCTTAGATAAGATTATGTGCTCAAATGATAATATCTTATTTGATAAGTTATTAGAAGATGGGGATGTCGTTAGTTTTGAATACAGTAATGAGATCAAGATTAATGAAAGCTGGTTAAAGCGGATTAAAAACCCCGCGATTAAAAAAGAATTAATCGCGATTATTGAACAACTCAACCAGTATGAAGATTCTGAAAAAGAGTTCTTAGAGAAATTAAGAAAACATCTCAAGAAGAATGTCATTTCACAAAACGACATTCTAGAACGCGTTAAGATATTAGGCTTTAAACGGTTAAGTGATTATGTTAAATACGTCAATAAGACGAACTTTACTGATAATGAACAATATGATTTTTTTTCAAAAAACTATAACTGAAAAAAGATCTTAAAAAAACTGAAGGTTCACAAACCCAAGTGGTTATTTCTTAACTCTTATTTTAAAGAGATCCCAGGGATCAATTTTGCTAGTATCAAGATTAGTACTTGTTGTTCGATCTTACCTTATATTCCCTCAGCGGGACTGATTCAAAAGAATATTCTTAATGTTCATTCACCAAATTGCAAGAACATTAATAAATTAAATAATGAAAAGATTATAGCACTACATTGAAGCGAAGAAAAGTTAGCTGCTAGACCAAGATTGTTTAGAAGTTATGTCAAACTTCAAGGCGCTTGAAGTGGAAATGTGGTTAATGATATCTTGTTGATCATTATTAACAATAATGCCAAACTATTCTCACTTAATGTCACTAAAGATAAGAAGAACAACACGTTTATGGCAGATCTTGGGATCTATGTCCAAGATATGCGTCATCTAAATTTCATCATGGATGAAATTACCCTAAAAGATATGTCGTTTAATTGAAACTTATTATAA
- a CDS encoding CTP synthase produces the protein MTSKKTKYIFVSGGVYSSVGKGLIVASIASIFKHQNFKINILKLDPYLNVDSGTMSPYEHGEVFVTSDGTETDLDLGYYERFLVQDLNERSSITSGKVYFSVINKERKGEYLGKTVQLIPHVTNEIKRRIALAATDENNQPYDLVFCEIGGTIGDLESLPFIEAIKQIIRENDKHDTAFIHVVPIISLFNGEQKTKPLQHSLKELNNLGINPDFLVIRSKESLDLKTKHKIASATYLDKDHIFNSVDLNNTYFLPDYLNQQKIHEKIANKLQITIDPKIKLSAWDDLAKKINNQNNLVRKIAIIGKYTQFKDAYLSLIESLNLAGYHNHVKLEIDWIESSLYDDASLEEVNHKLKDVHGIIVPGGFGSRGVEGKIKFIQVARTKKIPFLGICLGMQLACVEYARNVLGMTDANSSEFNSQTTYPIFKIMNPDDLNYGGSLRLGDYLVSLKDQTLTKAIYQQDSIKRRHRHRYEFNNDYLNQFNDGEFIVSGIYLQENLVETIELKNHPFFIGCQYHPEFSSKITAAETLFDSLVKKIKML, from the coding sequence ATGACTAGTAAAAAGACTAAATATATCTTTGTTTCTGGAGGAGTTTATTCTTCAGTGGGCAAGGGGTTGATCGTTGCTTCGATTGCAAGTATTTTCAAACACCAGAACTTTAAGATCAATATCTTAAAGCTTGATCCCTATCTTAATGTCGATTCGGGAACAATGTCACCATATGAACATGGTGAGGTGTTTGTTACTTCAGATGGAACAGAGACTGATTTAGATCTTGGTTATTACGAACGTTTCTTAGTTCAAGATCTAAATGAACGTTCATCAATCACATCAGGTAAAGTTTATTTTAGTGTGATTAATAAAGAACGCAAGGGTGAGTATTTGGGTAAAACAGTCCAATTAATCCCCCATGTTACTAACGAAATTAAAAGACGGATTGCTCTAGCAGCCACTGATGAGAACAATCAACCTTACGATTTAGTTTTTTGTGAGATCGGTGGGACGATTGGTGATTTAGAATCATTGCCTTTTATTGAAGCAATCAAGCAGATCATTCGCGAAAATGATAAGCACGACACAGCTTTCATCCATGTCGTGCCCATCATTAGTTTATTTAACGGCGAACAGAAAACCAAACCATTACAACACTCTTTAAAAGAGTTAAACAACCTTGGGATTAACCCTGATTTTTTAGTAATTAGATCTAAAGAAAGTTTAGATTTAAAAACCAAGCATAAGATTGCTAGTGCAACCTATCTAGATAAAGATCATATCTTTAACTCTGTTGATTTAAATAATACTTACTTCTTACCAGATTATTTAAATCAACAAAAGATCCATGAAAAGATTGCTAACAAATTACAGATCACGATCGATCCTAAGATCAAATTATCAGCTTGAGATGATCTAGCTAAGAAGATTAATAATCAAAATAACTTAGTAAGAAAGATCGCGATTATTGGGAAATATACCCAATTTAAAGATGCATATCTGTCTTTAATTGAATCGCTTAATTTAGCTGGTTATCATAACCACGTTAAGTTAGAGATCGATTGGATCGAATCATCATTATATGATGATGCATCTTTAGAAGAAGTTAATCATAAACTCAAAGATGTTCACGGGATCATTGTCCCTGGTGGGTTTGGTTCTAGGGGTGTTGAAGGTAAGATTAAGTTTATTCAGGTTGCTAGAACTAAAAAGATTCCATTCCTTGGGATCTGTTTGGGGATGCAATTAGCTTGTGTTGAGTATGCTAGAAATGTGTTGGGGATGACTGATGCTAACTCAAGTGAGTTTAATTCACAAACTACTTATCCGATCTTTAAGATAATGAACCCAGATGATCTTAATTATGGTGGGAGTTTGAGATTGGGTGATTATTTAGTTAGTTTAAAAGATCAAACTTTAACTAAAGCTATTTATCAGCAAGATAGTATTAAAAGAAGGCATCGTCATCGTTATGAGTTTAATAACGATTATCTAAACCAGTTTAATGACGGTGAATTCATTGTTTCAGGGATCTATCTTCAAGAAAACTTAGTCGAAACAATCGAACTAAAAAACCATCCGTTTTTTATTGGTTGTCAGTATCACCCAGAGTTTTCATCAAAGATTACAGCGGCTGAAACGTTGTTTGATTCACTAGTTAAAAAAATCAAAATGTTATAA